The DNA window CGCGACGCAGAACGTGGAGCTCGTTGCGTGTGCGGTGGTGCCGCTCTCGGACGAGTTGCCACCTCCACCGCCAGAGCCGTGGCTGCCCGGGGACACGGGAGATGCTGGGGGGGCGGCGGTGCCCGCGGGGTCAGGAGCGCCGGGGAACGCTGCGGTGCCCGCGGCGTCGGCGGAGCCCGGGTCGTCGCCAGGCGGTCGGTGACGGGGCAGGGCGGCGCGAAAGTCGGTGTGAAGGCTGGAGAGGCGGATTGACGCCGCGGGGGGCGGGACTAGAGTCCCGGCCCGTGTCGGACAAGGAAGCCAAGGCCAAAGAGCCGGTAGACGCCGCGGACGAAGGAACCGAGGAGAGCAAGGGGACGAGCCCCAAGGAGGCCGCCGCGGACGAGACGCGGGACGAGGCCGCTGCTCGGATGGCCGAGGCGCTCGGTGTGGACGGGGAAGAGGACGCGGGCGAGAAGGCCGCGGCGGACGGCGAGGGGGAGAGCGCAGAGGCGCAAGCGCCGAAGGCGCCGCCGAACCGTGCGTCGCGTCGCCGTGACGAGGTGCGGAAGCGCCGTGGAGCCGCCGCCGAGGATCTGCCGAAGGACCGGAATGCGCGAGCCAAGGAGCTGCTGAAGCGCCGGCAGGAAGCCGCCGCAGAGCGGCAGGGGCGGGTGAGTTCGCAGCTCGGCACCGGCGAGATGGTCGAGGACGTGCTCGCGCGCGCGACGTCGGGGTCGTGGAAGTGGATCCGGCAGAACTTCGCGCTGGTCCAGATGATCCTGGTCGGCGGGGTGATCGCCACGGGCGTGGTGCTGTTCTTCCTGTACCGCTCGGACGAGAAGTCCGCGACGATCTCGGATGCGCTGGCCGCAGCCGTGGCCGCCGATCGGGGGCGGGTGCTGGCGGAGGACAAGCGGAGCGACGAGGAGAAGGCGTTCGATCCGACGAAGGTCTACAAGACGTCGGATGAGCGCGCGGACGCGGCGCTCGCGGCGTACAAGCAGGTCGTCGCAGAGCACGGTGGTACGGGCGCCGGGGTGCTCGCGCGGCTGGGCGAGGCCGGGGCGCTGCTCGACAAGAAGGAGTGGGGACCCGCGCTGGAGGCGTACAACGCGGTGTCGGTGTCGACGCTGGCGAGCGCCGACGCTGATGTGAAGGGGCGCGCGCTGGAGGGGATGGGCTTTGCGAAGGAAGGCCAGAAGGATCTGGACGGCGCGCTCGCGCACTTCAAGGAGCTGGAAGGGGTCGACGCGCGAGGCTTCAAGGAGCTCGGGCTGTATCACCAGGCGCGTATCCAGCTCGCGAAGGGCGACAAGGAGAAGGCGAAGGAGCTGTTCAAGGCCGCGCGGGAGAAGCTGACTGCGAGCGGGCCGGACAAAGGCTCGCCGTTCCTGAGCGCCATGGTGGAGGATGCGCTGCGGCAGCTCGATCCCGAGGCGGTTCCGCCTCCCGCGCAGCTCGGTGGCGGTGGGTCGAAGGGGCCGGCGCTGTCGCAAGAGGAGCTGGAGCGGCTGATCAACCAGGCGAAGGAGAACGCCAAGAAGAACCTGGGGCAGACCGAATGAGCAAGCGGACGGCGGCGCTCGGGTCGCTTGTCGTCGCGGCGCTCGGGTCGCTGCTGGTCACGGTGGCCAGTGGGTGCGGGAGCATCGGGACGCTGGGCGCCCCCGAGGCGCCGCTGTGGCTCCATCATCCAGGTTCGGCGCTGTCGATCCAGATGCGCAAGGAGATCACGGCGGAGTCGCGCAAGGTAGGCGAGGTCTACGAGCGCGGTCAGCCGGCGATCGACGTGGCGCACCGGCGGGTCTTCGTCGGGTCGAGCGACTGGGGTCTGTACGCGGTGCGCGCGGACACGGGCGACGTGATCTGGCGCTTCGAGACGATGGGGCCGGTGCAGTGCGAGCCCCTGTACGATCCGGTATCGGACTCGGTGTTCTTCGGCTCGAACGACGGTGCGCTCTACAAGGTGCGCGCGACGGACGGCAAGCTGGAGTTCCGGTTCATGACGAACGCCGAGGTGTCGCGACGGCCCGTGCTGCGCGACGGCGTGGTCTATGCGACGAACGCGAACGATACGCTGGTTGCCCTCGACGCGACGACCGGGAAAATGCGGTGGTACCAGCACCGGACGCCAGCGTTCGGGATGGAGGTCGCGGGGTACGCGGGGCCAGCGCTGGGTGAGGACAAGGTGTTCACCGCGTTCTCCGACGGGACCGTGATGGCCTACGACATCAAGGACGGCTCCGAGGAGTGGGTGGCCGTGGATCTCGCCGCCGAGGCCGAGCAGGCCACGGGAGAGACGCCGAAGTACCTGGACGTGGACACCACGCCGCTCGTCGACAAGACGGCGAACGGTGAGGTGGTGTTCGTGGCGGGGTACGCCGCGGGGCTGTTCGCACTCGACGCCGAAGACGGCTCGCGCGTCTGGTCGAACGACAAAGCGGTGGGCGTGACGGAGATGATCCTGTGGCGTCAGCCGGCGCATCTTCCGCGCGACGGCAAGGGGCCCAGGGTGCCGGAGAAGAAGTTGATCATCGCGGCGTCGGGTCTGTCGGGGTTGTGGGCGATCGATCCGGCGGACGGTCGGACGGTCTGGCGGCGGAACCTGCCGGAGGGGGGGATGTCGGCACCCGTGCAGGTCGCTGGGGCCATCATGGTGGCGACGTCGCGGTACGGGTTGTTCCTGTTCTCGCCGGAGGACGGGGCAGTCATCGACGGGATCGACATGGGAGGCGCGCTGTCGACGACGCCGGCCGCCTACGGTCGCCGTGCGTTCTTGCTCACCAACGGGGGCTCGCTGCTGGGTTTGCACATCACAGCGCCGTCGAGCGCCGTGGCCAAGTACCAGGCGCCGCCGCCTTGATGAACGAGACCGGCGCGATGGCCTGAATTCGCCGGTCGGAAACGGAGCCCAGGCCCGGAACGCGGACGAGCTGCGGCTCGGACGTGGGGATCGGGCCTGGAAACTCCGGTGCCGTGGCTCGGAAGCTGGAATGGGCCTAACGTGGCGGAATTGGTTGAGCTGAGGGCGAAACGGGGCCTGGGACAGCCGCGGAACTGCGACTCAGGAGCTGGGATTGGGCCCAAAGTGGCGAGTTCGCTGAGCTGAGAGCGAAACGGGGCCTGGGAAGCGGAACCGGCCGTCGTGTGAGGTTGGAAACGGGGCCTGGAGCGGGCGTTTCGGCGGGGCCGAGGGCCGAGGTGGAAACTGGGCCCGGATGGGTGGGAAACCCCGGTCGGTCCAGAGGCCAGAATCAGGCCCGGGAAGCGGGGAAAACTCACTGAACTGAGGGCGGGGTCGGATCCGAGCGGCGGAAGGTCTGCCGGGTCGGGTCCAAGGGTGGAGAAGGCCGTCGTGTCTGGGCCGGTCGTCGAGCTGGCGCCGGAGGAGGCGAGGCGCGGATCCATCCGAGCGCGCTCGAAGCCGACCTGGGCTGATACGCCAGGACTCCTCAGAAGGGCGGACCGAGTTCGCGGTAGGTCGAGTGGCCCGGAGAGGCGCCTTGCCGAGGGAGAGCAGTGGGAAAGGGGGCGGAACTCCGGTGCAGATAGCCGGTTTCAGGCCCGATTCTTCCCTGCTTACGCAGGTATGTTAGTTCGCATAAGATACATTATGTAAACTAACCTCGAAGGGCCGAAGCGGGCTCGGAGGACCACCGGACGCGCGTGGGATGCGCTGGCAAACGGCAGCGTGTTGGGTTGTCAGACGGCGTTCGAGCGCAATTTCTTCAACGCGCGGAGCGGTTCGCTGGCGGTTCGCTGACGTCTGGTCCGATCTCGCGTCGGGCGTCCGCGCGCGCAGGAGGCGGGGCTCAGGTCGAAAAGACACGGACCGAGCCCTGGAGGCCGAGCTTTCGCGTCAACGCTCCAGCGTTCCGGCCCAGCGTGATGGCCGTGAGGCGGTTCAGCTCTACTCTGGGGCTTGGCGGACGGGAGATCAGGTCTCGGCGTCGTCGATCGGAGGCGGCGTTTCGTCGTCTTCTTCTTCTGGCTCGACGGCTGGTGGGATGGGTCTCCAGACGAGGCGCTCTCCAGGTCGGAGCAGCTCTTCACCTGCCGTCTTCCGCTGCTCGGACCAGCGCTGGATGGCTTCTGGCGCTCCCTCCCCTGCCCTTTCCGTTTGCAGGCCGACCTCCCGGCAGAACGCGAGAGCCCAGGGAGCGCGATCCCAGACGCTGGAGACGATGTGGCTGAGATCGTGAGCGCGTGCGCTGTCTTGCAGGGTCTCGAGCAGCCGCCTCGCGATGCCGAAGCGCTGGTAGTCGGGGTGGACGACGAGATGGATCAAGCGAGCCACGCCCGGGGCTTCGTCGCGCCAGATCAGGAAGCCCACGACCTGGTGGTCGGCTTCGGCCACGAGGAGGTCGTGATCGCGGGTCGAGGCCACGAGCTCCGGGAGGGTGCGGGGGGGCCACGAGGTGTCGTCGAGGCCGATGTCCCTGTACATGGCGGCACAGGCCTGCTCGATCTCGATCAGGGCCGGGAGCTGGGCCTCTTGCAGTTTGGTGACCCGGATCCGGTCCGGTGGTGTCCGTTCGGCTTCCATGGGGCGAGCGTAGCGCCAGATCGAGCGGACTGCGGTGGGTTCCTCGGTCCGAGGATCCCGAAGATCAGGCGCCGCCGCCGAGGAGTCGCGCGAGGGTGGCGCCTTCGCTGGCGCTGAGCGGGACGAGGATGGCGGTGGTCGCGCCGGCGGGAGGCTCGGTGCGCTCGTCGAGGAGGACCACCCGGACTTCGCCCGGGGTCGCGGTGGCGAGAACGGCGACCCGGAGGGCTGGCAAGGCTTCGACGGGAGGGCTCGGGACGCGCGGGGGGGCCGGCGCGTGCCACCGGGTGAGATCCGTGGCCCAGGTGGGATCGGCCTGGAAGGTGGCGGTGTCGTCGCCTTCGGCCGCGCTGTCACGGTCCGACTGGGGAGTGCGCGGT is part of the Chondromyces crocatus genome and encodes:
- a CDS encoding PQQ-binding-like beta-propeller repeat protein, producing MSKRTAALGSLVVAALGSLLVTVASGCGSIGTLGAPEAPLWLHHPGSALSIQMRKEITAESRKVGEVYERGQPAIDVAHRRVFVGSSDWGLYAVRADTGDVIWRFETMGPVQCEPLYDPVSDSVFFGSNDGALYKVRATDGKLEFRFMTNAEVSRRPVLRDGVVYATNANDTLVALDATTGKMRWYQHRTPAFGMEVAGYAGPALGEDKVFTAFSDGTVMAYDIKDGSEEWVAVDLAAEAEQATGETPKYLDVDTTPLVDKTANGEVVFVAGYAAGLFALDAEDGSRVWSNDKAVGVTEMILWRQPAHLPRDGKGPRVPEKKLIIAASGLSGLWAIDPADGRTVWRRNLPEGGMSAPVQVAGAIMVATSRYGLFLFSPEDGAVIDGIDMGGALSTTPAAYGRRAFLLTNGGSLLGLHITAPSSAVAKYQAPPP
- a CDS encoding GNAT family N-acetyltransferase; translation: MEAERTPPDRIRVTKLQEAQLPALIEIEQACAAMYRDIGLDDTSWPPRTLPELVASTRDHDLLVAEADHQVVGFLIWRDEAPGVARLIHLVVHPDYQRFGIARRLLETLQDSARAHDLSHIVSSVWDRAPWALAFCREVGLQTERAGEGAPEAIQRWSEQRKTAGEELLRPGERLVWRPIPPAVEPEEEDDETPPPIDDAET